In the Hyphomonadaceae bacterium BL14 genome, one interval contains:
- a CDS encoding Na/Pi symporter: protein MMAILTLAGGIGLFLLGMGLLTDGLKIAAGGALRTLLQTWTKSSVRGFALGVLITAVVQSSSAVTVATVGFVNARLLSLRRAVWVILGTNVGTTMTGWLVALVGVKVDVGALALPLIGIGMALALGAGERARMAGAGRALAGFGLFFLGVGVLQDGFGGLAPALASITPESASILSILAFVALGALVTVLTQSSSAAIAIVLTASAGDAFPLALAAAAVIGTNLGTTSTAVFAALGAGAPARRVASAHIAFNLFAGVVALAAMPLFLPVARELAGLALGSEDVPATLALFHTLFNVAGVALAWPLVGRAVSWLSTRFVTEDETLARPLHLDPTSLPVPSLALNALSQELVRMTGLTLGLVREAAGPKPIAKTRLKLRRDGLMQLGEQIRTFLARMNASALPASVTAAVPDLVRALQHLEELAMLAAEIAPDTSPPGRFGKSEAWTGLQDALDAVLALDVSDLDEAGFEKRARSLDRAFQATYSDVKAELLKGVASGDLAVSAVDAALMHARRIRQICDTVIKAHRRLHPWRPALPVAEPGAENPESASAES from the coding sequence ATGATGGCCATATTGACGCTGGCCGGCGGGATCGGGCTGTTCCTGCTGGGCATGGGGCTGCTCACCGACGGGCTGAAGATCGCCGCCGGCGGCGCGCTGCGCACCCTGTTGCAGACGTGGACAAAATCGAGCGTGCGCGGGTTTGCGCTGGGCGTGCTGATTACGGCTGTGGTGCAGTCATCGAGCGCGGTGACCGTGGCCACGGTGGGCTTCGTCAACGCGCGCCTGTTGAGCCTGCGCCGGGCGGTGTGGGTGATCCTGGGCACCAATGTGGGCACCACCATGACCGGCTGGCTGGTGGCGCTGGTCGGGGTGAAGGTGGATGTGGGCGCGCTGGCCCTGCCGCTGATCGGGATCGGCATGGCCCTGGCACTGGGCGCGGGCGAGCGGGCGCGCATGGCCGGGGCCGGGCGGGCACTGGCCGGGTTCGGCCTGTTTTTCCTGGGCGTCGGCGTGCTGCAGGACGGATTTGGCGGGCTGGCCCCGGCGCTGGCGTCGATCACGCCGGAGAGCGCCAGCATCCTGTCCATCCTCGCCTTCGTGGCGCTGGGTGCGCTGGTCACGGTGCTGACCCAGTCCTCCAGCGCGGCCATCGCCATCGTGCTCACCGCCAGCGCGGGCGACGCCTTCCCGCTGGCGCTCGCCGCCGCCGCCGTGATCGGCACCAATCTGGGCACCACCTCCACCGCCGTGTTCGCCGCGCTGGGTGCCGGGGCACCGGCCCGCCGCGTGGCCAGCGCCCATATCGCGTTCAACCTGTTTGCCGGCGTTGTGGCGCTGGCGGCGATGCCGCTCTTTCTGCCTGTGGCGCGGGAACTGGCCGGACTTGCGCTGGGCTCCGAAGACGTGCCCGCGACGCTGGCCCTGTTCCACACCCTGTTCAATGTCGCCGGCGTGGCGCTGGCCTGGCCGCTGGTGGGCCGGGCGGTGTCATGGCTGTCGACCCGCTTCGTCACAGAGGACGAAACGCTGGCGCGCCCGCTCCATCTCGACCCCACCAGCCTGCCCGTGCCCAGCCTGGCGCTGAACGCGCTGTCCCAGGAACTGGTGCGCATGACCGGCCTGACGCTCGGCCTGGTGCGCGAAGCGGCGGGGCCGAAACCCATCGCAAAGACCCGCCTGAAACTGCGCCGGGACGGTCTGATGCAGCTGGGCGAGCAGATCCGGACGTTTCTGGCGCGCATGAATGCGTCGGCCCTGCCCGCCAGCGTCACCGCCGCCGTGCCCGATCTGGTGCGTGCGCTCCAGCATCTTGAAGAACTCGCCATGCTCGCGGCCGAGATTGCGCCGGACACATCGCCGCCCGGCCGCTTCGGCAAGAGCGAAGCCTGGACGGGCTTGCAGGATGCGCTGGATGCCGTTCTGGCGCTGGACGTGAGCGACCTCGACGAAGCCGGATTTGAAAAGCGGGCCCGCAGTCTGGACCGCGCATTTCAGGCCACCTATAGCGATGTGAAGGCTGAATTGCTCAAGGGCGTCGCGTCGGGCGATCTGGCGGTCAGCGCGGTTGACGCCGCCCTGATGCATGCGCGCCGCATCCGGCAGATCTGCGATACGGTGATCAAGGCCCATCGCCGCCTGCACCCGTGGCGTCCCGCCCTGCCGGTTGCGGAGCCCGGGGCAGAAAACCCAGAAAGCGCCTCAGCCGAAAGCTGA
- the udk gene encoding uridine kinase, producing MSLLAPKKRLLIGVTGGSASGKTEIARAAARSAAPLSALVMAEDDYYGDHGAKPDFEPAEFNFDHPASRDHALLARQLAALKDGKPVKAPIYDFTIHRRRADTRRIEPADVIIVEGIHLFCDAQVRDLFDLRVYVDAPDDIRLARRLLRDVNERGRTPQSVVGQYLRTVRPMHHEWTAPGREHAHLVIRNDAAAARPSDHLTAFFESLSRPVCDAIARFRDEHG from the coding sequence ATGAGCTTGCTTGCCCCGAAAAAGCGCCTGCTGATCGGCGTCACCGGCGGTTCGGCCTCGGGCAAGACCGAGATCGCACGCGCCGCCGCCCGCTCCGCCGCGCCGTTGTCGGCGTTGGTCATGGCGGAAGATGACTATTACGGCGATCACGGTGCCAAGCCCGATTTCGAGCCGGCCGAGTTCAATTTCGACCATCCGGCCTCGCGCGACCATGCCCTGCTGGCGCGCCAGCTGGCGGCGCTCAAAGACGGCAAGCCGGTCAAGGCGCCGATCTATGACTTCACCATCCACCGCCGGCGCGCCGACACGCGCCGCATCGAACCGGCCGATGTGATCATCGTGGAAGGCATTCATCTGTTCTGCGACGCGCAGGTGCGCGACCTGTTCGATCTGCGCGTCTATGTGGATGCGCCCGATGATATCCGCCTGGCGCGCCGCCTCTTGCGCGACGTCAATGAGCGCGGACGTACGCCCCAGTCGGTGGTCGGCCAGTATCTGCGCACCGTGCGCCCCATGCACCATGAATGGACCGCGCCGGGCCGCGAGCACGCCCATCTGGTGATCCGCAATGATGCCGCCGCCGCGCGTCCCAGCGATCACCTCACCGCGTTTTTCGAAAGCCTGTCGCGCCCGGTCTGCGACGCCATCGCGCGGTTCCGGGATGAGCACGGGTGA
- a CDS encoding uroporphyrinogen-III synthase, producing the protein MTAARPVLVTRAEPGATLTCERLAALGYPAVNAATARIAATEGAPDWTGAGGVIVTSPNGAGQLSRLGAPRTLKVFAVGPASAAAARAAGHEDVVTGSGDAAGLLDILLNAPDPGRLIHVRGRDQALDLSGALQQIGRDARSHIAYEARPVEALPAPALSALGPGAVVLLHSPLGAERLVALVEAAGRLSALGAAHILAISDAAAGPLRHSGAGHVTVAQRPDEAALFEALSTILAPGKT; encoded by the coding sequence ATGACGGCGGCGCGCCCGGTGCTGGTCACGCGCGCCGAGCCCGGCGCCACGCTGACCTGCGAGCGGCTGGCGGCGCTGGGCTATCCTGCCGTTAACGCCGCGACGGCGCGCATTGCCGCCACAGAGGGAGCGCCGGACTGGACCGGTGCGGGCGGTGTCATCGTCACCAGCCCCAATGGCGCGGGCCAGTTGTCGCGCCTTGGCGCGCCGCGAACCCTCAAAGTTTTCGCCGTCGGCCCGGCCAGCGCCGCCGCAGCGCGCGCCGCCGGGCATGAGGACGTGGTCACCGGATCGGGCGATGCGGCCGGCTTGCTGGACATCCTCCTGAACGCGCCCGATCCGGGACGGCTCATCCATGTGCGCGGGCGCGATCAGGCGCTTGATCTATCTGGTGCCCTGCAGCAAATCGGGCGCGATGCGCGCAGCCATATCGCCTACGAAGCCCGCCCGGTGGAGGCCCTGCCCGCACCGGCGCTGAGCGCGCTTGGGCCGGGCGCCGTGGTGCTTCTCCACTCCCCTCTGGGTGCGGAACGCCTGGTCGCGCTGGTGGAGGCTGCGGGCCGCCTGTCAGCGCTTGGCGCAGCGCACATTCTGGCAATCTCCGACGCTGCAGCCGGGCCCCTGCGCCATTCGGGTGCAGGGCACGTGACAGTGGCGCAGCGACCTGATGAAGCGGCGCTGTTCGAAGCGCTCAGCACAATCCTTGCGCCCGGGAAAACCTGA
- the hemC gene encoding hydroxymethylbilane synthase has translation MPFEPMPIATRTSPLALAQAYNLQAILGQAAGVEDCAAAFPILGLSTTGDRITDRALLAAGGKGLFTKELETALLAGDARFAVHSMKDVPTRLPEGLMIAAILEREDPRDVLLVANGSAQLADLPQGAVLGTASIRRQAQALAARPDLVVTLLRGNVDTRLGKVREGAIGATFLARAGLRRLGRDEAKLTPIDTDTMLPAPAQGCVGVEIRVGDAQAQALCDAIQHHDSALAAAAERGVLEALDGSCRTPIAAYAHIAQGKIRLSAEALSEDGQQRWTDQGSAPAAGLAEAAALGHAVGERIRDAGGPALAAIIAGTG, from the coding sequence ATGCCTTTTGAACCCATGCCCATCGCCACGCGCACCTCGCCGCTGGCCCTCGCCCAGGCCTATAATCTGCAGGCCATACTGGGCCAGGCCGCCGGGGTGGAGGATTGCGCCGCTGCGTTTCCGATTCTGGGCCTGTCCACGACCGGCGACCGGATCACCGACCGCGCGCTCCTGGCGGCGGGCGGAAAAGGCCTGTTCACCAAGGAGTTGGAGACAGCGCTTCTGGCCGGCGACGCACGCTTCGCCGTGCACTCCATGAAGGATGTGCCGACCCGCCTGCCTGAGGGATTGATGATCGCGGCAATCCTGGAGCGTGAGGACCCGCGCGACGTGCTGCTGGTCGCCAACGGGTCAGCTCAGCTCGCCGATCTGCCGCAAGGGGCCGTGCTGGGCACCGCCTCGATCCGGCGTCAGGCACAGGCGCTGGCCGCGCGCCCCGACCTGGTGGTCACCCTGCTGCGTGGCAATGTGGATACGCGCCTTGGCAAAGTCCGCGAGGGCGCGATCGGCGCGACCTTCCTGGCGCGCGCCGGTCTGCGCCGGCTCGGCCGGGACGAGGCAAAACTGACACCCATCGACACGGACACCATGTTGCCCGCGCCGGCCCAGGGCTGCGTCGGCGTGGAAATTCGCGTGGGCGATGCCCAGGCTCAGGCGCTGTGCGACGCCATCCAGCATCATGACAGCGCTCTGGCGGCCGCCGCCGAGCGCGGCGTGCTGGAAGCGCTGGACGGATCATGCCGCACCCCCATCGCCGCCTACGCCCATATCGCACAAGGCAAAATCCGGCTGAGCGCGGAAGCCCTGTCCGAAGACGGCCAGCAGCGATGGACCGATCAGGGTTCAGCGCCGGCCGCGGGTCTCGCAGAAGCCGCAGCTCTGGGCCACGCCGTCGGCGAACGGATTCGCGATGCAGGCGGCCCCGCGCTGGCCGCGATTATCGCCGGAACCGGATGA
- the tsaD gene encoding tRNA (adenosine(37)-N6)-threonylcarbamoyltransferase complex transferase subunit TsaD: protein MALSHAFPFGQPVASPQKALTVLGLESSCDDTAAAIVRREPDGAITILAEAVIGQNDAHAPYGGVVPEIAARAHAERMDGLAARVLTEAGLAPGDLDAVAATSGPGLIGGVMAALMTAKGIALGAGIPLVAVNHLEGHALSPRLTGRLDFPYLLLLVSGGHTQLLIVIAVGVMTRLGSTIDDAAGEAFDKTAKIMGLGFPGGPAVERAAREARNPDRFALPRMLLGKPGCDFSFAGLKTAARRVWDGLEAPGDPDCADLAHAVQGAIAAHLAERTGRAMDVFTDRLPEAGRTLVVAGGVAANQTVRGALAAEAQARGFTLVAPPLKYCTDNAAMIALAGAERLALGLTDGLDAPARARWPLDADAAAAAPATGSGRKGPKA, encoded by the coding sequence ATGGCGTTATCCCATGCTTTTCCGTTCGGGCAACCCGTCGCGTCACCGCAAAAGGCGTTGACCGTGCTGGGTCTTGAGTCCAGCTGCGACGATACCGCCGCCGCCATTGTGCGCCGCGAGCCCGATGGCGCGATCACGATTCTGGCCGAAGCCGTGATCGGTCAGAACGACGCCCATGCGCCCTATGGCGGGGTGGTGCCCGAGATCGCCGCGCGCGCCCATGCCGAGCGGATGGACGGTCTGGCGGCGCGGGTGCTGACCGAAGCCGGGCTCGCACCGGGTGATCTCGACGCCGTGGCGGCCACGTCCGGGCCGGGCCTGATTGGCGGGGTCATGGCGGCGCTGATGACTGCCAAGGGCATCGCGCTGGGCGCCGGCATTCCGCTGGTGGCGGTCAATCACTTGGAAGGCCACGCCCTGTCGCCGCGCCTGACGGGGCGGCTGGACTTCCCCTACCTGCTGCTCCTGGTCTCCGGCGGCCATACCCAGCTCCTGATAGTAATAGCAGTAGGAGTCATGACCCGCCTCGGCTCTACCATCGACGATGCGGCGGGCGAGGCATTCGACAAGACCGCCAAGATCATGGGGCTCGGCTTTCCCGGCGGACCGGCTGTGGAGCGCGCGGCGCGGGAGGCTCGCAATCCGGACCGTTTCGCCCTGCCGCGCATGCTCCTGGGCAAGCCGGGATGCGATTTTTCGTTTGCCGGTCTGAAGACCGCCGCGCGCCGGGTGTGGGACGGGCTGGAGGCGCCCGGCGATCCGGACTGTGCCGACCTCGCCCACGCGGTGCAGGGTGCCATCGCCGCCCATCTGGCCGAGCGTACGGGGCGGGCGATGGACGTCTTTACAGACCGGCTGCCCGAGGCCGGGCGCACGCTGGTGGTCGCAGGCGGCGTGGCGGCGAACCAGACCGTGCGCGGCGCGCTGGCTGCCGAGGCGCAGGCGCGGGGCTTCACCCTGGTGGCACCGCCCTTGAAATACTGCACAGATAATGCCGCCATGATCGCGCTGGCGGGCGCCGAGCGTCTGGCGCTGGGACTGACGGACGGGCTGGACGCGCCGGCGCGGGCGCGCTGGCCGCTGGATGCCGATGCGGCGGCCGCGGCACCGGCGACCGGCTCCGGGCGCAAGGGTCCCAAGGCGTGA
- a CDS encoding NAD(P)-dependent glycerol-3-phosphate dehydrogenase encodes MTAFQTIGVIGAGAWGTALAQAAASAGRDVTLWAFEPEVTDSIRTTGENSTFLKGVALNSSIRATSDPEALAGCAAYLLVTPAQHARRTLAAFAPHIPDGTPVLLCAKGIEQGSLALMTDVLAQTIPHAVPAVLSGPSFAIDVARGLPTAVTLACDDEALGQQLMDAIGSPAFRPYWSSDLIGAEAGGAVKNVLAIACGISEGKGLGRSAHAALIARGFAEMTRLGVALGARRETLAGLCGLGDLVLTCSSPQSRNMSCGLALGRGEALADIMAARNAVTEGVATAPAVTALARRAGVEMPICAAVDAVLSGALDVDGAIEALLSRPFGPEAS; translated from the coding sequence ATGACCGCATTTCAGACCATCGGCGTGATCGGCGCAGGTGCCTGGGGCACCGCGCTGGCCCAGGCTGCCGCCAGTGCCGGGCGTGATGTCACGCTCTGGGCGTTTGAGCCGGAGGTGACGGATTCAATCCGCACAACCGGCGAGAACTCCACCTTCCTCAAGGGCGTGGCGCTCAATTCCAGCATCCGCGCGACCTCCGATCCTGAAGCCCTGGCTGGTTGCGCTGCCTACCTGCTGGTCACCCCGGCCCAGCACGCCAGGCGCACGCTGGCGGCTTTCGCCCCTCACATCCCGGACGGCACGCCAGTTCTCCTGTGCGCCAAGGGCATCGAGCAGGGCTCGCTGGCGCTGATGACGGATGTCCTCGCCCAGACCATCCCCCATGCCGTGCCGGCTGTCCTGTCAGGTCCCAGCTTCGCCATCGATGTGGCGCGCGGCCTGCCCACTGCGGTGACGCTGGCGTGTGATGATGAAGCGTTGGGCCAGCAATTGATGGACGCCATCGGCTCGCCGGCGTTCCGGCCCTATTGGAGCTCGGATCTGATTGGCGCGGAGGCGGGCGGGGCGGTGAAGAACGTACTCGCCATCGCTTGCGGCATCAGTGAGGGCAAGGGGCTGGGCCGGTCCGCCCACGCCGCCCTGATTGCGCGTGGCTTTGCAGAAATGACCCGCCTGGGCGTGGCGCTGGGCGCCCGGCGCGAGACGCTGGCGGGGCTTTGCGGGCTGGGTGATCTGGTGCTCACCTGCTCCTCGCCCCAATCGCGCAACATGTCCTGCGGGCTGGCGCTGGGCCGGGGCGAGGCGCTGGCCGACATCATGGCGGCGCGCAATGCCGTCACCGAAGGCGTCGCCACGGCGCCCGCCGTCACCGCGCTGGCGAGGCGGGCCGGCGTGGAAATGCCGATCTGTGCCGCAGTCGATGCAGTTTTGTCCGGCGCGCTGGATGTGGATGGTGCCATCGAAGCGCTGCTGTCGCGGCCCTTCGGGCCGGAAGCCAGCTAA
- a CDS encoding DUF2237 domain-containing protein, which translates to MPFDHVSGSGGAPRNVLGGPLADCSHDPKTGFYRDGCCHTGPEDRGVHTVCAVLTEDFLKSSMSRGNDLSTPRPEFDFPGLRPGDRWCLCAARWLEAFEAGCAPRVDLAATHARTLAIVPLEALTAHAVDRQ; encoded by the coding sequence ATGCCCTTCGATCACGTATCCGGTTCCGGCGGTGCCCCGCGCAATGTGCTGGGCGGGCCGCTGGCTGATTGCAGCCACGATCCGAAGACCGGCTTCTACCGCGATGGCTGCTGCCATACCGGGCCGGAGGATCGCGGCGTCCATACCGTCTGCGCGGTGCTCACCGAGGATTTCCTGAAATCTTCCATGAGCCGCGGCAATGATCTGTCCACGCCGCGCCCCGAGTTCGATTTCCCCGGCCTGCGCCCCGGCGACCGCTGGTGCCTGTGCGCCGCACGCTGGCTGGAAGCGTTCGAAGCCGGCTGCGCGCCCCGGGTCGATCTGGCAGCGACCCATGCCCGTACGCTGGCCATCGTGCCGCTGGAGGCGCTGACCGCCCACGCGGTGGATCGCCAGTGA
- a CDS encoding peroxiredoxin family protein produces the protein MITCTVVRKLACALAVCLAAPAAFAAANPDPAELAREAAAGFGPAIGSQAPDFALPDADGQMRTLADIAGPRGAVIYFNRSLDWCPICIAQTLELQVSAEAFEAAGWGLAVLTYDNAGTLAAAAERRELTMTLLSDADSAVIDAFDVRDPIYAEPRHRAHGVPYPVAIAIRRDGTVAGKFWHEGGLGSDRGYAVRVSAQEVLATLD, from the coding sequence ATGATCACCTGTACTGTCGTTCGCAAGCTCGCGTGCGCGCTTGCCGTTTGCCTGGCGGCACCCGCCGCCTTCGCCGCCGCCAATCCGGATCCTGCCGAGCTGGCGCGTGAGGCGGCGGCAGGGTTTGGCCCGGCAATCGGGTCCCAAGCGCCTGATTTTGCTTTGCCCGATGCGGATGGCCAGATGCGCACGCTGGCCGATATCGCGGGGCCGCGGGGCGCGGTGATCTATTTCAACCGGTCGCTGGACTGGTGCCCGATCTGCATCGCCCAGACCCTCGAGCTGCAGGTGTCCGCCGAGGCGTTCGAGGCGGCTGGCTGGGGTCTGGCCGTGCTAACCTACGACAATGCCGGGACTTTGGCCGCCGCCGCCGAGCGGCGCGAGCTGACGATGACCCTGTTGTCGGACGCGGACAGCGCCGTGATCGATGCGTTTGACGTGCGCGACCCGATCTATGCCGAACCGCGCCACCGCGCCCATGGCGTGCCCTATCCTGTGGCGATCGCCATCCGCCGGGACGGGACTGTCGCCGGCAAGTTCTGGCATGAGGGCGGGCTGGGATCGGATCGCGGCTATGCGGTCCGGGTGAGCGCGCAGGAGGTGCTGGCCACCCTTGACTAG
- a CDS encoding GNAT family N-acetyltransferase, with protein MLDGPVLETARLRLRPPQEADFAGLCALMGDEQTARHIGGATEPALTWRSMAMLMGHWMIRGYGFFSVEDRATGDWVGRVGPWNPHEWPAPEVGWSILRRHWGQGYGPEAAGAALDFVFDRLGWERVIHLIAPENVNSAAVARKLGSVNTGESAQIPGFPGSLTDVWAQSKADWAVNRAPLVHALTP; from the coding sequence ATGCTGGACGGACCGGTTCTGGAGACCGCGCGCCTGCGCCTGCGTCCGCCGCAAGAGGCGGACTTTGCAGGGCTTTGCGCCCTGATGGGTGATGAGCAAACAGCCCGGCACATTGGCGGCGCGACCGAACCGGCGCTGACCTGGCGCTCCATGGCCATGCTGATGGGTCACTGGATGATCCGCGGCTACGGATTTTTCTCGGTGGAAGACAGGGCCACCGGAGACTGGGTCGGCCGGGTGGGGCCCTGGAACCCGCATGAATGGCCCGCGCCGGAGGTCGGATGGTCGATCCTGCGCCGCCACTGGGGCCAGGGCTATGGGCCGGAAGCGGCTGGCGCAGCACTGGATTTCGTCTTTGACCGGCTGGGCTGGGAGCGGGTGATTCACCTCATTGCGCCGGAAAATGTCAATTCGGCCGCCGTGGCGCGCAAGCTGGGCTCGGTCAATACCGGCGAAAGTGCGCAGATACCGGGTTTTCCGGGCAGTCTGACGGATGTCTGGGCGCAGTCGAAGGCGGACTGGGCGGTCAATCGTGCGCCGCTTGTCCACGCGCTGACGCCCTGA
- a CDS encoding LytTR family transcriptional regulator codes for MISRDRLVKTVREAGVLIAIGTFLAVLGPYGTQAFGWPLVWVYWTGLILLGGISGHLGVRLMRRLRPDGPDGIWFAGAAVLLSVPVTAMVFAIDAVRSGAPDWPNLPLLAVFVLVIAAAMTGISYLRHRQTLIMAARTQDQAGTGAASPASASPALLDKLPVRLRRADILWMSAEDHYLRVRTKAGEALILMRLSDAAAACAALDGARTHRSWWVARAAVADARKGDGRGVLILTDGSEAPVSRSYYPALKEAGWF; via the coding sequence ATGATCAGCCGGGACCGGCTTGTGAAAACCGTCCGCGAAGCGGGGGTGCTCATCGCCATCGGGACGTTTCTGGCCGTGCTGGGCCCCTATGGCACGCAGGCCTTCGGCTGGCCGCTGGTCTGGGTCTACTGGACCGGGTTGATCCTGCTCGGCGGGATCAGCGGCCATCTGGGCGTCCGCCTCATGCGGCGCCTGCGCCCGGATGGGCCGGACGGGATCTGGTTCGCCGGCGCCGCCGTGCTCCTGTCCGTGCCGGTAACCGCCATGGTGTTCGCCATTGATGCCGTGCGCAGCGGCGCGCCGGACTGGCCGAACCTGCCCCTGCTCGCCGTCTTCGTGCTGGTGATCGCCGCCGCCATGACCGGCATCAGCTATCTGCGCCACCGCCAGACCCTCATCATGGCGGCGCGCACGCAAGACCAGGCGGGCACCGGCGCTGCGTCCCCGGCCTCCGCCTCACCCGCCCTCCTCGACAAGCTGCCCGTGCGCCTGCGCCGCGCCGATATCTTGTGGATGAGCGCCGAGGATCATTATCTGCGCGTGCGCACCAAGGCGGGCGAGGCGCTGATCCTGATGCGCCTGTCGGACGCGGCCGCCGCCTGCGCGGCCCTCGACGGCGCCCGCACCCACCGCTCCTGGTGGGTGGCCCGCGCGGCTGTCGCCGATGCGAGGAAAGGCGATGGCCGCGGCGTGCTGATCCTGACCGACGGCAGCGAGGCTCCGGTCAGCCGCAGCTACTACCCGGCGCTGAAGGAGGCGGGGTGGTTTTGA
- a CDS encoding DUF2306 domain-containing protein produces the protein MNIDAFLAAPWHIQLHAGAAIAAVLLGAVQLIAPKGTLPHRQLGYVWVGLMLTVAVTAIFIRHSGSFSWLHLFVPLTVFGIAGLIIQARKGLVSRHRNSVLALYLGALMIPGAFSFLPGRLMWDVVAG, from the coding sequence ATGAATATCGACGCCTTCCTGGCCGCACCCTGGCATATCCAGCTGCACGCCGGCGCCGCCATCGCTGCGGTGCTGCTGGGCGCGGTGCAGCTGATCGCGCCCAAGGGCACGCTGCCCCACCGCCAGCTGGGCTATGTCTGGGTCGGGCTGATGCTGACCGTGGCGGTCACGGCCATCTTCATCCGGCATAGCGGCAGTTTCAGCTGGCTGCACCTCTTCGTGCCGCTGACTGTGTTCGGCATCGCCGGTCTGATTATCCAGGCACGCAAGGGCCTGGTCAGCCGTCACCGCAACTCGGTGCTGGCCCTGTATCTGGGCGCCTTGATGATCCCCGGCGCGTTCAGCTTCCTGCCCGGCCGCCTGATGTGGGACGTGGTGGCGGGGTGA
- a CDS encoding alkaline phosphatase family protein, translating to MSRRLTRLARLAGFTAPLALALAACSEPVALDPARDTPPPTPQMMREAGLSEAPRTPWAALEPFYDQLEYDVPRAPAGPALPGSDRALTSIAFGSCNTPEREIPILNVIADGGHDLFIYGGDNVYGDARAYDATLPELRAAYHQLAARPEFQRLRAALPMLEVWDDHDYGMNDMGRAFPFKGFAERLFLDFFGAGEDDVRRTREGIYDAHVFGPDGQRVQVILLDTRWFRSDLTPTDERGAVGRERYVPSDDPNQDMLGAQQWAWLETQLQVPAEVRLIVSSIQVHADGHGWEAWRTMPRERDRLYSLIGETRANGVVLVSGDRHSSGLYVREDLIDYPLYEITSSSLNMSFRDENTEPGPHRIGDMFAPENYGVVAIDWEGGSLNLEIRDNTGAAVREQAVSLAQIGALR from the coding sequence ATGTCCCGCCGTCTGACCCGCCTCGCCCGTCTGGCCGGTTTCACCGCGCCGCTGGCGCTTGCCCTGGCTGCATGCAGCGAGCCGGTGGCTCTGGACCCGGCGCGCGACACGCCGCCGCCGACGCCGCAGATGATGCGCGAGGCCGGGCTGAGCGAAGCCCCGCGCACGCCCTGGGCGGCGCTGGAGCCCTTCTATGACCAGCTTGAGTATGATGTGCCGCGCGCGCCCGCCGGGCCGGCCTTGCCGGGTTCCGACCGGGCGCTGACCTCCATCGCCTTCGGGTCGTGTAACACGCCCGAGCGCGAGATCCCGATCCTCAACGTGATCGCGGACGGGGGCCATGACCTGTTCATTTATGGCGGCGACAATGTCTATGGCGACGCGCGCGCCTATGATGCGACCCTGCCAGAACTGCGCGCGGCCTATCACCAGCTGGCCGCCCGGCCGGAGTTCCAGCGCCTGCGCGCCGCCTTGCCCATGCTGGAAGTGTGGGACGACCACGACTACGGCATGAACGATATGGGCCGCGCGTTTCCCTTCAAGGGCTTCGCCGAGCGCCTCTTCCTCGATTTCTTCGGCGCGGGCGAGGACGATGTGCGCCGCACGCGCGAGGGCATTTACGACGCCCATGTGTTCGGCCCCGACGGCCAGCGTGTGCAGGTGATCCTGCTCGACACCCGCTGGTTCCGCTCTGATCTGACCCCCACCGACGAGCGCGGTGCGGTCGGGCGTGAACGCTATGTGCCCAGCGACGATCCGAACCAGGACATGCTGGGCGCGCAGCAGTGGGCCTGGCTGGAAACGCAGCTTCAGGTCCCGGCCGAAGTGCGCCTGATCGTGTCATCCATCCAGGTTCATGCCGACGGCCATGGCTGGGAAGCCTGGCGCACGATGCCGCGCGAGCGTGACCGGCTTTACAGCCTGATCGGCGAGACCCGGGCCAATGGCGTGGTGCTGGTGTCGGGCGACCGGCATTCGTCCGGTCTGTATGTGCGTGAGGACCTGATCGATTACCCGCTGTACGAGATCACCTCCTCCTCGCTGAACATGTCGTTCCGCGATGAAAACACCGAGCCGGGCCCGCACCGGATCGGCGACATGTTCGCTCCGGAAAACTATGGTGTGGTGGCCATCGACTGGGAGGGCGGGAGCCTCAATCTGGAAATCCGTGACAATACCGGTGCCGCCGTGCGTGAGCAGGCGGTGTCCCTCGCGCAAATCGGGGCGCTGCGCTAG